Proteins from a genomic interval of Undibacterium parvum:
- a CDS encoding response regulator, which produces MDQVKAMLSALRANYLSDFPSHIDELEQLLLELERHGYQLETCRDLYRRVHSLKGSGGTYGLHVISDVCHPFEDLLSHLLENTALLKENFTETALLYVDLLRQAHSSYLNGEEPGSEIHSALSGIRQANTKTAHSALLVVSSELVLGLLKDVLRSEGFRIEVVNDGYLALGRMLGEHFDLLITSLETKRLNGLALISAVQKSGVRSHKTKTILLTTTQLKIVGEQPDFIIKKDAHLKDKFKQAVAEIIRS; this is translated from the coding sequence ATGGATCAAGTAAAGGCAATGCTCTCTGCATTGCGAGCCAATTATTTGAGCGACTTCCCTAGTCATATCGACGAGCTAGAGCAATTATTGCTAGAGCTGGAAAGACATGGCTATCAACTAGAAACTTGTCGCGATCTCTACCGCCGTGTACATAGTTTAAAAGGCAGTGGCGGCACTTACGGCCTGCATGTTATTTCCGATGTTTGCCACCCATTTGAGGATCTACTCTCGCACTTGCTGGAAAATACAGCTTTACTCAAAGAAAATTTTACAGAAACAGCCTTGTTGTATGTCGATCTGCTGCGCCAGGCACATAGCTCGTATCTCAATGGGGAAGAACCGGGTTCTGAAATACACAGCGCCTTATCAGGCATCCGGCAGGCGAACACTAAAACCGCACACTCTGCATTGCTGGTCGTATCCTCAGAGCTGGTGCTGGGCTTGTTAAAAGACGTTTTGAGGTCTGAGGGATTTCGGATAGAAGTGGTCAATGATGGCTACCTTGCACTTGGACGTATGCTGGGCGAACATTTTGATCTCTTGATTACCAGTCTGGAAACCAAGCGACTGAACGGCCTGGCCTTGATCAGTGCGGTGCAAAAAAGCGGCGTCCGTAGTCACAAGACCAAGACCATCTTGCTGACCACCACGCAATTGAAAATAGTCGGTGAGCAACCCGATTTCATCATCAAAAAAGACGCGCATCTCAAAGATAAATTCAAGCAAGCGGTGGCGGAGATTATTCGTAGTTAG
- a CDS encoding glutathione peroxidase codes for MSPFQKCALVIGLGLFATAGGAMAEGASCPEVLKHSFNRLQDETPQDLCQYAGKVVLVVNTASYCGFTSQYEGLEKLYAKYQSKGLVVLGFPTNDFGKQEPGNDKQIAEFCFNTYGVKFPMFSKSSVKGKDINPLYAQLIKTSGTTPKWNFYKYLIDRNGKVVDSYTSVTTPEDKSLVADIEKALAQ; via the coding sequence ATGTCCCCTTTTCAGAAGTGCGCTCTCGTCATTGGCTTAGGTTTGTTCGCGACTGCAGGTGGCGCGATGGCGGAGGGTGCCAGTTGCCCCGAGGTGCTCAAACACAGTTTTAATCGTCTGCAGGATGAAACGCCGCAAGATCTCTGTCAGTACGCCGGCAAGGTGGTCTTGGTGGTAAATACCGCCAGCTATTGTGGCTTCACCAGTCAATACGAGGGTTTAGAAAAACTCTACGCGAAATATCAGAGTAAAGGCCTGGTGGTGCTGGGTTTCCCTACCAATGATTTTGGCAAACAAGAACCTGGTAATGATAAGCAAATTGCTGAATTTTGCTTCAATACCTACGGCGTCAAATTCCCTATGTTTTCTAAGTCCTCGGTCAAGGGCAAGGACATCAATCCCCTGTACGCACAACTGATTAAGACCAGTGGCACGACTCCGAAATGGAATTTTTACAAATATCTGATAGATCGTAACGGCAAAGTGGTGGACTCTTACACTAGCGTCACCACACCCGAAGACAAGAGCCTGGTCGCGGATATAGAAAAAGCGCTGGCACAATAA
- a CDS encoding sensor domain-containing protein, translated as MSASPARPFQEDTAQLLALLNALPMCVSFLDAQFRYQFINHTYLKWFQLTPEQVLGKLLPEVIGTAAFDLVRPYVAQAMAGHNTCYQARIPYLSGGARDINAQLLPVFSEAGTVLGCYAILEDISEKKISEHLNHEQEQRWQLALESAGDGVWDWYPQTGIEIFSKRLKEIYGYGEDEIADLSNELDRRTHPDDLLQMRLDRQAHFDGITPIYTNEHRVQCKDGAWKWILTRGTVIVRDAQGQPVRVIGTHTDISVRKHAEAALRQSEERLRLALAATHQGLYDLDIRSGIAIVNPEYASMLGFDHANFHESNEAWKGRIHPDDKEAITLAYQNYLNGKSAEYRVEYRQKKKNGEYIWILTVGAIVEYDAQNRPLRMLGTHLDITEKKKSEALIWRQANIDALTGLPNRRMFYDRLEHDIQKSRRSGLPLAVFFIDLDHFKEVNDTLGHAIGDALLVEAAQRLQACVRASDTVARLGGDEFTVSLPDQHDPDHVEAIAQNIIAKMAQPFHLGNEEIYLSASIGITVYPNDAQNLENLLKHADQAMYAAKESGRNRFSYFTSQLQTAALARMRLTSELRTAIAEQQLEVHFQAIVSLASGTIDKAEALIRWQHPQLGMISPVEFIPIAESCGLITQIGDYVFQQALLWIKKWRSRYQSQFQISINQSPMEFQSDTTRYLNWVQQLHQQGLPGQAICIEITEGLLLDASTKISQKLGQLRDAGIQVALDDFGTGYSSLSYLKKFKIDYLKIDQSFIRNLSSDESDLALSEAIIVMAHKLGLKVVAEGVESASQSEILSAAGCDFAQGYLFAKPMPAEQFEMLLQQQQKNSGLRQNCSN; from the coding sequence ATGAGCGCATCCCCGGCTCGGCCATTTCAGGAAGATACGGCGCAACTACTGGCCTTACTCAATGCGCTGCCTATGTGCGTCTCGTTTTTGGATGCGCAATTTCGCTACCAATTCATCAATCACACCTATCTAAAATGGTTTCAACTCACGCCAGAACAGGTGTTGGGAAAATTATTACCCGAGGTGATAGGAACTGCCGCCTTTGACTTAGTTCGACCTTATGTAGCACAAGCTATGGCTGGGCACAACACCTGTTACCAGGCGCGCATTCCTTATTTATCGGGCGGTGCCAGAGACATCAATGCGCAGTTACTGCCGGTTTTTTCTGAAGCCGGTACGGTGCTTGGTTGCTACGCCATATTGGAAGACATTTCTGAGAAAAAAATTTCCGAACATCTGAATCACGAACAAGAGCAGCGCTGGCAACTCGCGCTGGAAAGCGCCGGGGACGGCGTGTGGGATTGGTATCCGCAAACTGGAATCGAAATTTTCTCTAAACGCCTCAAGGAAATTTATGGTTACGGTGAAGATGAGATCGCCGACTTATCCAATGAATTAGATAGACGCACCCATCCAGATGATCTCTTGCAAATGCGCCTTGATAGGCAGGCGCATTTCGACGGCATCACCCCCATCTACACCAATGAGCACAGGGTGCAATGTAAGGATGGTGCTTGGAAATGGATACTCACCCGTGGCACGGTAATCGTAAGAGATGCCCAGGGCCAGCCTGTCAGAGTGATAGGCACGCATACTGATATTTCAGTGCGCAAGCATGCGGAAGCCGCGCTACGCCAGAGCGAAGAACGCTTGCGTCTGGCGCTGGCCGCCACCCACCAGGGTCTCTACGATTTAGATATACGAAGCGGCATCGCCATAGTCAATCCCGAATATGCCAGCATGCTCGGCTTTGATCACGCCAATTTTCATGAGAGCAATGAGGCATGGAAGGGCCGCATACACCCCGATGATAAAGAGGCGATCACTCTGGCCTATCAAAATTATCTGAATGGAAAATCTGCCGAGTATAGAGTTGAATACCGCCAGAAAAAGAAAAATGGCGAGTATATCTGGATACTCACAGTCGGCGCGATTGTCGAATACGATGCGCAAAACCGCCCCTTGCGCATGCTGGGCACGCATCTCGACATTACCGAGAAAAAGAAATCAGAAGCCCTGATCTGGCGTCAGGCGAATATCGATGCCCTCACAGGTTTGCCGAATCGCCGCATGTTCTACGACAGGTTGGAACACGATATACAAAAAAGCCGGCGCAGCGGTCTGCCGCTGGCGGTGTTTTTTATCGATCTGGATCACTTCAAAGAGGTCAACGACACTTTGGGGCATGCGATAGGCGATGCCTTATTAGTCGAAGCGGCGCAAAGACTACAGGCCTGCGTACGCGCATCCGATACCGTGGCGCGTCTGGGCGGAGATGAGTTCACAGTCTCACTACCAGATCAGCACGACCCCGATCATGTGGAGGCAATCGCCCAGAATATCATCGCCAAAATGGCGCAGCCCTTCCATCTTGGAAATGAAGAAATTTATCTCTCCGCCAGCATAGGTATCACCGTCTACCCAAATGATGCGCAGAATTTGGAAAATTTGCTCAAACATGCGGACCAGGCCATGTATGCGGCCAAGGAAAGCGGGCGTAATCGCTTTAGCTACTTTACCTCGCAACTACAAACCGCCGCGCTGGCACGCATGCGCCTCACCAGCGAGCTACGTACTGCGATCGCCGAGCAACAATTGGAAGTTCATTTTCAAGCCATCGTCAGTCTTGCCAGTGGAACAATAGACAAGGCCGAGGCGCTGATACGTTGGCAGCATCCACAATTGGGCATGATTAGTCCGGTTGAATTTATTCCCATCGCGGAGAGTTGCGGCTTGATTACGCAGATTGGTGATTACGTGTTTCAGCAAGCACTGCTGTGGATAAAAAAATGGCGTAGCCGGTATCAAAGCCAATTTCAAATCAGCATCAATCAGTCGCCCATGGAATTTCAAAGCGATACGACTCGCTATCTGAACTGGGTGCAGCAACTGCATCAACAGGGCTTGCCTGGTCAGGCCATCTGCATAGAAATCACCGAGGGTTTATTGCTCGATGCCAGTACCAAGATCAGCCAAAAACTTGGTCAATTGCGCGATGCAGGTATTCAGGTGGCCTTGGATGATTTTGGCACTGGTTACTCGTCTCTGTCTTATTTGAAAAAATTTAAGATCGATTATTTAAAGATCGATCAGTCCTTCATCCGCAATCTCAGTAGCGATGAAAGCGATCTGGCGCTGTCCGAGGCGATCATCGTGATGGCACATAAACTCGGTTTAAAAGTCGTCGCGGAAGGGGTAGAGTCGGCTAGCCAGAGCGAGATACTGAGCGCCGCCGGTTGCGACTTTGCGCAAGGCTATCTATTCGCCAAGCCTATGCCGGCGGAACAATTTGAGATGCTCTTGCAACAGCAGCAAAAAAATTCTGGACTGAGGCAAAATTGTTCCAACTAG
- a CDS encoding PadR family transcriptional regulator, with the protein MSLQHALLTSLIEKPSSGYELARRFDKSIGYFWHASHQQIYRELARMEAQAWVISREVDGGRAGKRLFEVLPTGQQELRRWAREPSEALQLRDEMMVKLRADASLGPLGLPEELQRRLQLHQEKLCAYQKIEARDFKQPKLNREQQIHYLILKAGIAFEQSQISWTQDALQTLRQLATD; encoded by the coding sequence ATGTCATTACAACACGCTTTATTGACCTCGTTAATAGAAAAACCCTCATCTGGCTATGAGTTGGCGCGCCGTTTCGACAAATCGATCGGCTATTTCTGGCACGCCAGCCATCAGCAAATTTACCGCGAACTGGCACGTATGGAAGCGCAAGCTTGGGTTATATCTAGGGAGGTGGATGGTGGTCGCGCTGGCAAGCGCTTGTTTGAGGTACTACCCACCGGACAGCAAGAACTACGCCGCTGGGCCAGAGAGCCTAGCGAAGCGCTGCAATTACGCGATGAAATGATGGTCAAGCTCAGGGCGGACGCTAGTCTGGGCCCGCTAGGCTTACCTGAAGAACTGCAGCGCCGCCTGCAATTACACCAGGAAAAACTATGCGCCTACCAGAAAATTGAAGCACGCGATTTTAAACAGCCCAAGCTCAATCGAGAACAGCAAATTCACTACCTGATCTTGAAGGCAGGGATAGCCTTCGAGCAGAGTCAGATCAGCTGGACCCAGGATGCCTTGCAGACCCTGCGCCAGCTAGCGACAGACTAA
- a CDS encoding nuclear transport factor 2 family protein produces the protein MSQLHPQVANSLAIWHQMIAGKDLSHLPALVHADAVFRSPMAFQPYASAQAVVLILSTVINVFENFVYHRELATEDGLNVVLEFSATVGDKQLKGIDMIRLDTDGKIVEFEVMIRPLSGLQALGAEMGARLAQYLPAFKKA, from the coding sequence ATGTCGCAATTACATCCTCAGGTTGCCAACTCGCTGGCGATTTGGCACCAAATGATCGCAGGTAAAGATTTAAGTCATTTACCCGCCTTGGTGCATGCCGATGCGGTGTTTCGCTCACCGATGGCATTTCAGCCCTACGCCAGTGCGCAGGCGGTGGTGCTGATCTTAAGTACGGTGATCAATGTTTTTGAAAATTTTGTATATCACCGTGAGTTGGCGACAGAAGACGGTCTCAATGTGGTGCTGGAATTTAGCGCCACGGTCGGTGATAAGCAGCTCAAGGGTATCGATATGATACGTCTTGATACTGACGGCAAGATCGTCGAATTTGAAGTCATGATACGACCTCTGAGCGGCTTGCAAGCGCTGGGAGCGGAGATGGGCGCACGCCTGGCGCAATATCTGCCCGCCTTTAAAAAAGCCTAA
- a CDS encoding NADPH-dependent 2,4-dienoyl-CoA reductase, with amino-acid sequence MSFYPQLSKPLDLGFTTLPNRLLMGSMHVGLEEVENGFERMAAFYAERARGGVGLIVTGGIAPNERARPMKGGAMLTTEAEAEHHKIVTAAVHQEGGKIAMQILHFGRYSYQPSLVAPSALQAPINPFVPHALSTEEVEQTIEDFVRCAALAQSAGYDGVEIMGSEGYLINEFIAARTNQREDAWGGAYENRIRFPLEIVRRTREKVGENFIIIYRLSMLDLVEGGSTLDEVIQLAKAVEAAGATIINTGIGWHEARIPTIATKVPRAAYAWVTQKLKGHVTIPLVATNRINTPEVAEQLLADGFCDMVSMARPLLADSQFMRKAEQGRADEINTCIGCNQACLDHTFAGKVTSCLVNPRACHETELVYAPLAAAKRIAVVGAGPAGLSFASVAASRGHQVTLFDAASEIGGQFNIAKQVPGKEEFYETLRYFGKQLSLLEVNVKLNTLVQAADLEVYDEVILATGITPRVPAIPGIDHPKVLSYLEVLRDKKTVGKTVAIIGAGGIGFDVAEYLSHSGLSPSLDSKKFFAEWGVDTSYQTVGGLCKPEVEAPARQIFLLQRKASKVGDNLGKTTGWIHRTGLKNRRVQMIAGVSYDKIDDAGLHITVAGEQKTIPVDNVVLCAGQDPKRDLLAALIDAGRSVHLIGGADVATELDAKRAIDQGARLAASI; translated from the coding sequence ATGTCCTTCTATCCTCAGCTTAGTAAGCCACTTGATTTGGGATTTACCACTTTGCCCAACCGTCTGTTAATGGGTTCCATGCATGTGGGATTGGAGGAAGTTGAAAACGGTTTTGAACGCATGGCCGCCTTCTATGCCGAGCGCGCGCGTGGCGGGGTCGGTTTGATCGTCACCGGTGGTATCGCGCCAAACGAGCGCGCACGTCCGATGAAGGGTGGTGCCATGCTGACTACCGAGGCGGAAGCCGAGCATCATAAGATAGTCACGGCTGCGGTGCATCAAGAGGGCGGAAAAATCGCCATGCAGATACTGCATTTCGGTCGTTATTCGTATCAGCCTTCGCTAGTCGCACCAAGTGCACTGCAAGCGCCGATTAATCCCTTTGTGCCGCATGCCTTAAGTACAGAAGAAGTTGAACAAACCATAGAGGATTTCGTACGCTGCGCCGCGCTGGCGCAATCGGCAGGCTACGATGGCGTTGAGATCATGGGTTCGGAAGGCTATCTGATCAATGAATTCATCGCGGCGCGCACCAATCAGCGTGAAGATGCCTGGGGCGGCGCGTATGAAAATCGCATCCGTTTCCCGCTAGAAATCGTGCGTCGCACCCGCGAGAAGGTTGGTGAAAATTTCATCATTATTTATCGCCTCTCTATGCTCGATTTAGTGGAAGGTGGTTCGACTCTGGATGAAGTAATACAACTGGCCAAAGCGGTGGAAGCAGCGGGTGCGACCATCATCAATACCGGAATAGGCTGGCATGAGGCACGCATCCCTACCATTGCAACCAAAGTACCGCGCGCGGCCTACGCCTGGGTGACGCAAAAGCTCAAAGGCCATGTCACGATTCCCTTGGTGGCGACTAATCGTATCAACACCCCGGAAGTGGCTGAGCAATTGCTGGCCGATGGCTTTTGCGACATGGTGTCGATGGCGCGACCTTTGCTTGCAGACTCGCAGTTTATGCGTAAGGCAGAGCAAGGCCGTGCCGATGAGATTAACACTTGCATAGGCTGTAACCAGGCTTGTCTGGATCACACGTTTGCTGGCAAGGTGACTTCTTGTCTGGTGAATCCGCGCGCCTGTCACGAGACTGAGTTAGTGTATGCGCCGCTGGCTGCTGCTAAGCGGATCGCTGTGGTGGGCGCAGGTCCGGCCGGCCTCAGCTTTGCTAGCGTCGCTGCCAGTCGTGGCCATCAAGTAACTTTGTTTGATGCAGCCAGCGAAATTGGCGGCCAATTCAATATCGCTAAACAAGTGCCGGGTAAGGAAGAGTTTTACGAAACTCTGCGCTATTTTGGCAAGCAATTGAGTTTGCTAGAGGTGAATGTCAAGCTCAATACGCTGGTCCAGGCCGCTGACTTAGAGGTCTACGATGAAGTGATTCTGGCGACCGGTATCACGCCGCGGGTGCCAGCTATCCCGGGTATAGATCATCCTAAAGTATTGAGCTATCTGGAGGTCTTGCGCGACAAAAAAACTGTCGGTAAAACGGTGGCCATCATAGGCGCCGGTGGAATAGGTTTTGACGTGGCGGAGTATCTGAGTCATAGCGGCCTTAGCCCTAGTCTGGATAGCAAAAAATTCTTCGCCGAATGGGGCGTCGATACCAGTTATCAGACTGTAGGTGGTTTGTGCAAGCCCGAAGTAGAGGCGCCGGCGCGACAGATATTTCTGTTACAGCGTAAAGCCTCCAAAGTTGGCGACAATCTCGGCAAGACTACGGGGTGGATCCACAGAACGGGCTTAAAAAATCGGCGTGTGCAAATGATTGCCGGCGTTAGTTACGACAAAATTGATGATGCTGGTTTGCATATTACGGTGGCGGGCGAACAAAAAACTATTCCTGTGGACAACGTGGTTCTGTGTGCCGGGCAAGATCCTAAACGCGATTTACTCGCCGCGCTCATCGATGCCGGTAGATCTGTGCATCTGATCGGTGGTGCTGATGTAGCTACCGAACTCGATGCCAAGCGCGCCATTGATCAGGGCGCACGTCTGGCCGCAAGTATTTAA
- the rfaE2 gene encoding D-glycero-beta-D-manno-heptose 1-phosphate adenylyltransferase: protein MPHFENKLSTQATLAAQLAALPRPIVMTNGVFDILHRGHVTYLAQARALGASLVVAVNTDASVKRLGKGDDRPLNTCADRMAVLAALAAVDLVLEFDEDTALQAVLAVHPDIYAKGGDYQMSAIQEGQAVLAYGGQVAAISFEHDRSTSKLLAKVRAQE from the coding sequence ATGCCCCACTTTGAAAATAAACTCAGTACGCAGGCTACTTTAGCTGCACAGTTGGCGGCCTTGCCAAGACCTATCGTCATGACCAATGGGGTGTTTGATATTTTACATCGCGGCCATGTCACCTATTTAGCCCAGGCCAGAGCGCTAGGTGCTTCGCTGGTGGTGGCAGTAAATACCGATGCCTCGGTAAAACGTCTGGGCAAGGGCGACGATAGGCCACTGAATACCTGTGCCGACCGGATGGCGGTGCTGGCTGCCTTAGCCGCTGTCGATCTGGTGCTGGAATTTGACGAAGATACGGCGCTCCAGGCCGTGCTGGCGGTGCATCCGGATATTTACGCCAAGGGCGGCGATTATCAGATGAGCGCCATCCAGGAAGGCCAGGCAGTGCTGGCTTACGGTGGCCAAGTCGCGGCGATCAGCTTTGAGCATGATAGATCGACTAGTAAGTTGCTTGCCAAGGTCAGAGCACAAGAGTAG